Within Oreochromis aureus strain Israel breed Guangdong linkage group 19, ZZ_aureus, whole genome shotgun sequence, the genomic segment TGGGAGCTCTGAGAGCTCCTCGAGCCTCTCCAAATGGACAGGAAGTCCCACCTCCCGCAGCAGTGACGAGCTCGATGCCTGGACAGACTTCCGCTCTCGGACAAATTCCAACGCCAGCACGCTCAGCGGTCGTCTGTCCCCAATCCTGGCTAACCTGGAGCTGGATGAGGTACCTGATGACGACTCGCCCCTGTCGCCAATGCTGTACTCCAGCCCCAGCAGCATGTCTCCGTCCACTGGACCAACAGGACTGTCTGATCTAGCAGGCACAATGAACCTCAATGACGGGCTCTCTGACAACTTGATGGATGATCTTTTAGACAATATCAGCCTCACAGCATCCCAGCAGCCTCCTCCTGGAGAGGAAGATGGGGCCAACAGTCAGGGGAGTTCAGTATTTACCTTCAGCTGCTCAGGAAGCGGTTTAGGTAGTCCCTCTAGCAGCTATGGGACAAACCCACTCTTCAGCCCTCCGTCCATCACGAGCCTGCGACAGTCACCCATGCAGACCATCCAAGAGAACAAGCAGACCACTTTTTCCTGCATGTCTCACTACAGTGAGCACCAGGCCCTGGATCTGCTTGGGATGGACTCCCACAGCCACAGCAATGTCATGATGACCCAGTCCGACCCTCTGATGTCGCAGGCCAGCACCGCCATCGCTCTGCAGAACTCCCGCCGAAATGCCATGCTGCTCCGCAAAGACCACATTCTGGTTAACCACACCAGTGCAGGCCAGGCCCAAAGCTCTTCAGTGCCTGGTTGGCAAGCGGGCTTGTCAACCTCTGACAGTGACGACGGCCACCCTGAAACCAAGCAGCTACACCTGAAATCTCCTAGTAAGAACGCCTCTATGCAGCTCAGTTCCAGTTTAACCAGTCAGGACCGTTTCTCCGCTGATCTGGACCTCGAGGTGTTCAGCAGCAATCTGGACTGCGACATGGACTCCATCATCCGCAATGAACTGATGGACGCTGATTGCCTGGACCTCAGCTTTGACTCTCGTCTCGCCTCCACACAGAACGGCAACAAGAATTCAGGAAGCTTCTCCAGCTCGAAACAGAGCCCTCAGAGCTGGGTGCCGAGCTGAGGAGCTGTCAGAAGTAAGGAAGGTGTAAATTCGGGTTAATTGTCCTGCATTGTGCAACTAGAGGGAAGGAAGGTATGTAAGCATTTCAGTAGGCTTTCTTCCTATTTTTCATTTGCGGCATTAACTTCAGTACTGTACTAAGTGTCTGAGACAAAACAATGGTGTCTTTACAGTGAAGAGAAAAATAATTGTTTTGAAAGATCAATGCCTGGCCAGTGTGAACAAACGGTACTGAGTGGAATGAAACTACAGTACCTTCAGTTAAAACTACATGGATCAACTCGTATTAGTCTCAGGGATTCACTCATATCACAAAGTAAtacataaaactgaaaatgaagtGTTTTCATCCTGCTTTCTCTTTCACACCCTTTCAtacctaaaacattttttgccaAACCAGCTGTCAGCCTGACTGATGGCCTGTTTACAAAAAACTGCAGAGAATGTTACATTACTACGTTCCAGTGGAGGATACTTGAcaagctgcttttttttctttgttttttaaagatttctttGAGACGTAGCCTAAATGgacaaacagttttttaaaagctttcccTCCCCATTGATGCACCAATTCACACCAAATATCAATATGTAATGTTATCAAGATGTGAACTGCTCTACATGATGTGTTTTTTGTATGCAGtgtttttcaatttatttttattttttgtagcaAATTTTACCCTGTGATTTTTAAGTGACATTACTGTGAATTCTGTTCCCTCTGAAGAGGTCCATTACTGAAGTATTGATGATGTTTCTGCTGCAGATCCCTTTTTAGGTCCCTCCTCTTCCACTCACTGCAATATTGGAAGTACCGCTCTGTATACAGACCTTAGGACTGAGTTAAGGACACGATTTAGTTCTAGTTACCACTTTTTAGTTGTCAAACACTTGGGACTACTTGGGTTGAAATAACCACATTCAGTGACTCGCAGCGCTCTACAACTACACCAATTTTGGCGTTGATTTGATGGAGTTCTTGGTGCTCTAAATCTAAAGATAGCAGGGAGTGGCTACAGATGAAGCGCTGTCAGTAGCCTCTCCTTTGTTATCAGCACTATAGCAGGTGCTGGGTGACATGTTTTCAACACTGGGAGGGTGTGTAATATCttggaggggttttttttgttttgtttttttctttaatgaaagAAATGACCACAGTATCTTAAATATTGCCAAAGTTTATCTGCATTTAAATAAGTGGAAAGGGGCTACACAGTGCATAGCTAATCAGATGTGTGATATAAGGGCAAAAAATCTACATCAGCACAATTTTGTAGGAACAGCAGgatgctttttaaaattgtttacatttattttattatttttttttttttaaattatcagGAGGCAGAGTGTTTTAGTAAATTTCTCATGTTGGATCATTGTAAAAATGCATTTGGTTTATTTATTGCGATACTTGTTGCCATTGTTCCTCCATGCACATTTGGTTAGGGCTGTATAAAATCACGTTTTCATTGCTCTGTTCACTGGGTGATCACTTGCACAACAAATGAAAGGGTCCTTTTGAGAAATGTTTAACAGTGTTGAGTTAACCGGATTAAATAATTCTCATTGGCTTAACCTTTTAACACATTTCTGCACAGCTGTgcttccactttttttttttttttttttttttttctttttttttaaagttgactGATTTTTACTGTCTGAGTTGAGGTTTAAATTTCACTGCCAATCTCCACATTTCATAACTTCCTATTGCTcctacaaaaaaaatcaaacatgaaGTTGACATTTCCACTTGTAAAGCAAACACTTGGTTTTATCAGAGCTGGTGCATGTAAATAAAGCATAAAGAACTACTGAAAAGCTGGAGTTTGAtggtgtctttt encodes:
- the foxo3a gene encoding forkhead box protein O3a; translated protein: MAEASRSGNEPPLNVEIDPDFEPQKRPRSCTWPLPRPESGAGKPGANDTDVIPEEEDDEGGSTGSGAAQKASGGAIKTREPSSNSSISQPVEVQRGPSKEETADGSPSSAQTPAAALGGSATQQLRKSSARRNAWGNYSYADLITQAIESSPEKRLTLSQIYEWMVRSVPYFKDKGDSNSSAGWKNSIRHNLSLHSRFVKVQNEGTGKSSWWMVNPEGGKGGKAPRRRAVSMDNSKYIKGARGRATKKKATLQAAQDGSSESSSSLSKWTGSPTSRSSDELDAWTDFRSRTNSNASTLSGRLSPILANLELDEVPDDDSPLSPMLYSSPSSMSPSTGPTGLSDLAGTMNLNDGLSDNLMDDLLDNISLTASQQPPPGEEDGANSQGSSVFTFSCSGSGLGSPSSSYGTNPLFSPPSITSLRQSPMQTIQENKQTTFSCMSHYSEHQALDLLGMDSHSHSNVMMTQSDPLMSQASTAIALQNSRRNAMLLRKDHILVNHTSAGQAQSSSVPGWQAGLSTSDSDDGHPETKQLHLKSPSKNASMQLSSSLTSQDRFSADLDLEVFSSNLDCDMDSIIRNELMDADCLDLSFDSRLASTQNGNKNSGSFSSSKQSPQSWVPS